In the Diceros bicornis minor isolate mBicDic1 chromosome 22, mDicBic1.mat.cur, whole genome shotgun sequence genome, one interval contains:
- the LOC131420252 gene encoding interferon omega-2-like, with protein MALLLSLLMALVVFSYGPGGSLGCDLPQNHILVSRKNFVLLGQMRRISPFLCLKDRKDFRFPQEMVDGSHFRKAQDISVLHEMLQQIFNLFHTERSSAAWNTTLLDNLSTGLHQQLEDLDTCLVQETGEEESALGTGGPTLAVKRYFQRLHLYLKEKKYSDCAWEIVRVEIMRSFSSLTNMQERLRMGSA; from the coding sequence ATGGCCCTCCTGCTCTCTCTACTGATGGCCCTGGTGGTGTTCAGCTATGGCCCTGGTGGATCTCTGGGCTGTGACCTGCCTCAGAACCACATCCTGGTTAGCAGGAAGAACTTTGTGCTTCTGGGACAAATGAGGAGAATCTCCCCTTTCCTCTGTCTGAAGGACAGAAAAGACTTCAGGTTCCCCCAGGAGATGGTAGATGGCAGCCATTTCCGGAAGGCCCAAGACATCTCTGTCCTCCATGAGATGCTCCAGCAGATCTTCAACCTCTTCCACACAGAGCGCTCCTCTGCTGCCTGGAACacgaccctcctggacaacctcAGCACTGGACTCCATCAGCAGCTGGAAGACCTGGACACCTGTTTGGTGCAAGAGACAGGAGAGGAAGAATCTGCCCTGGGAACTGGGGGCCCTACGCTGGCCGTGAAGAGGTACTTCCAGAGACTCCATCTCtacctgaaagagaagaaatacagcGACTGTGCCtgggagattgtcagagtggaaatCATGAGATCCTTCTCTTCACTGACAAACATGCAAGAAAGATTAAGAATGGGGTCAGCTTGA